Proteins found in one Lysinibacillus fusiformis genomic segment:
- a CDS encoding RNA polymerase II, translated as MKFALSFFTILALIITGTIFFQYHAYSSDLETGIGDFHYSQEIEIVYRENSLDIRQHFKNLPNQKVKIKWPEKATNASCFIENEKSCDRLSDEVSYFAKGETKSQSVSYIIPIEGGLKNKMLLQNVFATLINGEASYSIVSISTDSKVKGQWVTGLPLVGQQQLVLVNYTMFRGNGTVQDLYWQAGELKAQEQTPVLSIYAQQEVPNDFLKSLENLQLLSDEHVAIIQEKSPVAVHDERLLFLPTLTTQAVEQEVILSQIKSQYNFVDSPEWLPEVVASYLVNDPIGGEKTKKIIKTLNDYMTDSQQQAWQETLKKLGDESISPDTLDKYLSQVLDAKTSYFALNAAQQNGTYPLLFEDPRDVYVDDMLKEDVHVILYEGQVLYTADTLLPYLGYSAEEGKNGYYVNSEHRTFRFPKEPGFYVFNQRRYPTISEPIIKIADHYYVEEAWLQRLFLVELQKKDERIQVLTQEQQ; from the coding sequence ATGAAATTTGCATTAAGCTTTTTTACTATTTTAGCACTAATCATTACAGGAACGATATTTTTCCAATATCATGCTTATTCATCTGATTTAGAAACGGGCATAGGGGATTTTCATTATTCTCAGGAAATAGAAATTGTCTATCGAGAAAATAGCTTAGATATTCGTCAACATTTTAAAAACCTACCAAATCAAAAGGTGAAAATTAAATGGCCTGAAAAAGCAACAAACGCTAGTTGCTTTATTGAAAATGAAAAAAGCTGTGATCGTTTATCAGATGAAGTCTCTTATTTTGCAAAAGGGGAGACAAAATCACAATCTGTGTCATACATAATTCCAATTGAGGGCGGCTTGAAAAATAAGATGCTCCTTCAAAATGTTTTTGCTACACTAATAAATGGTGAAGCGTCTTATTCAATTGTTTCGATTTCTACAGACAGCAAAGTGAAAGGACAATGGGTTACAGGTTTGCCTTTAGTAGGTCAACAACAACTTGTACTTGTCAATTACACAATGTTTAGAGGAAACGGTACAGTTCAAGATTTATATTGGCAAGCTGGAGAACTTAAAGCGCAAGAGCAGACACCTGTGTTATCTATTTATGCGCAGCAGGAAGTCCCTAATGATTTTCTAAAGTCATTAGAAAATTTACAGCTTCTAAGTGATGAGCATGTTGCAATTATTCAAGAAAAAAGTCCAGTAGCAGTTCATGATGAAAGATTGTTATTTTTACCAACACTTACTACACAAGCTGTAGAGCAGGAAGTAATTTTATCACAAATTAAATCACAATATAATTTTGTAGATTCTCCAGAATGGTTGCCTGAGGTTGTGGCATCCTATTTAGTAAACGATCCAATTGGTGGAGAAAAAACAAAGAAAATCATCAAAACATTAAATGATTATATGACGGATAGTCAACAACAAGCTTGGCAGGAAACATTGAAAAAGCTTGGAGATGAATCGATTTCTCCGGATACACTGGATAAGTATTTATCACAGGTATTAGATGCCAAGACATCTTATTTTGCATTAAATGCTGCTCAGCAAAATGGAACCTATCCGCTTTTATTTGAGGATCCACGTGATGTATATGTGGATGATATGTTGAAGGAAGATGTTCATGTTATTCTATATGAGGGACAGGTGTTGTATACGGCAGATACATTATTGCCTTATCTTGGCTACTCAGCTGAGGAAGGGAAGAATGGCTATTATGTAAATAGCGAGCATCGTACATTCCGTTTCCCTAAAGAGCCTGGATTCTATGTATTCAACCAACGTAGGTATCCAACTATCTCTGAACCAATCATTAAGATTGCAGATCATTATTATGTAGAAGAAGCTTGGTTACAGCGATTATTCCTCGTTGAACTACAAAAAAAGGATGAGCGTATTCAAGTATTAACACAAGAACAACAATAA
- the rsmD gene encoding 16S rRNA (guanine(966)-N(2))-methyltransferase RsmD: protein MRVVAGERKGMPLKAIAGNTTRPTTDKVKESIFNIIGPFFDGGVALDLFAGSGGLGIESLSRGAERAIFIEKDPKAFQVLQENIKKCRYEEYTELFRIDAKRAVKALLKRDITFKLIFLDPPYHQQEYYDLVQILVDNSKIQQDGIILCEHAKEVQLPRNFGEFVLTRQETYGGTIISVYRCAEEEGE, encoded by the coding sequence ATGAGAGTTGTAGCAGGAGAGCGCAAAGGAATGCCGCTTAAAGCAATAGCAGGAAATACGACAAGGCCTACAACTGACAAAGTAAAGGAATCCATTTTTAATATAATTGGGCCGTTTTTTGATGGAGGTGTGGCGCTAGATCTGTTTGCTGGAAGCGGTGGCTTGGGTATTGAATCATTAAGCAGAGGGGCAGAGCGTGCTATTTTTATTGAGAAAGATCCTAAAGCATTCCAGGTGCTACAAGAAAATATAAAAAAATGCCGTTATGAAGAATATACAGAGCTTTTTCGTATAGATGCAAAGCGCGCTGTGAAAGCGCTATTAAAGCGTGACATTACGTTTAAACTCATTTTTTTAGATCCACCTTACCATCAGCAGGAGTATTATGACCTCGTACAGATTTTGGTTGATAACAGTAAAATACAACAAGATGGTATTATTTTATGTGAACATGCAAAAGAGGTACAATTGCCTCGAAATTTTGGGGAGTTTGTTTTAACAAGGCAAGAAACATATGGCGGAACAATTATTTCTGTTTATCGCTGTGCAGAGGAAGAGGGAGAATAA
- the coaD gene encoding pantetheine-phosphate adenylyltransferase, translating to MSEKIAVVPGSFDPVTFGHLDIIKRAADVFDIVYVAVLNNSAKNPLFSVEERMALMAEVTKTLPNVRIESSSGLLIDYAKEKKAKAIVRGLRAVSDFEYEMQITSMNRFLDETIETFFIMTKNQYSFLSSSIVKEVAKYGSDVNELVPTCVVKALKEKYGFTQ from the coding sequence TTGTCTGAAAAAATTGCTGTAGTTCCTGGAAGTTTTGACCCTGTCACATTCGGCCACTTAGATATAATTAAACGTGCGGCGGATGTGTTTGATATCGTATATGTAGCAGTATTAAACAATTCAGCAAAGAATCCGTTGTTTTCTGTAGAGGAACGTATGGCTTTGATGGCTGAAGTGACGAAAACCTTACCTAATGTCCGTATAGAGAGTTCTTCAGGTCTATTGATTGATTATGCCAAGGAAAAAAAGGCGAAGGCAATTGTTCGTGGCTTACGAGCAGTTTCAGATTTTGAATATGAGATGCAAATTACCTCTATGAACCGTTTCCTAGATGAAACGATTGAAACTTTTTTCATCATGACGAAAAATCAATATTCATTCCTAAGTTCTAGTATAGTAAAAGAGGTTGCGAAATACGGTAGTGATGTTAACGAGCTAGTCCCTACTTGTGTCGTGAAGGCTTTAAAAGAAAAATATGGTTTTACACAATAG
- a CDS encoding SepM family pheromone-processing serine protease, with translation MKKKISIYAVLIVVICFMMLYRLDAYIMKPGSAYDVSKFVTVDSKEADSVGSLSLMTVAMQQATPFSYLWAKVQKYQKLMDIEQVRNPLEDDEEYNIRQLKLMSDSQFNAKYVAFQRAGLETKVLFNGVFILNVLDGGASDGILKAGDEIVEVDGQKITSQQMLVDLLKPKQLGDKVTIQFIRNEEQHQETITLQEIPNAQEHRAGLGISYTESKSIETNPKVTMKTEDIGGPSAGLMFTLEILDQLLDEDLTKGYAIAGTGEMLIDGSVGRIGGIDYKVIAADRDGMEIFFAPDDEISQEMKAKYPELESNYATAVKTAKEIKTKMKIVPVKTVDDAINYLERLQPK, from the coding sequence GTGAAGAAAAAAATTAGTATTTATGCAGTGTTAATAGTCGTGATTTGTTTTATGATGTTATACCGACTAGACGCGTATATTATGAAACCTGGAAGTGCATATGATGTCAGCAAATTTGTTACTGTTGATAGCAAAGAGGCAGATAGCGTGGGGTCTTTAAGTTTAATGACAGTCGCTATGCAACAAGCCACACCGTTTTCGTATTTGTGGGCGAAAGTTCAAAAATATCAAAAGCTAATGGATATTGAACAAGTACGAAATCCTTTAGAGGATGATGAGGAATATAATATTCGACAGTTAAAGTTAATGTCTGATTCACAATTTAATGCGAAATATGTAGCCTTCCAAAGAGCGGGGCTAGAGACAAAGGTTCTTTTTAATGGTGTATTCATATTAAATGTATTAGACGGAGGAGCTTCAGATGGTATCTTGAAAGCTGGTGATGAAATTGTCGAGGTTGATGGTCAAAAAATAACTAGCCAACAAATGCTTGTGGATCTATTAAAACCTAAGCAGCTTGGAGATAAGGTAACCATTCAATTTATACGCAATGAAGAACAACATCAGGAGACTATTACATTACAGGAAATTCCTAATGCGCAAGAACATAGAGCGGGTTTAGGTATTTCCTATACTGAAAGCAAATCGATTGAAACTAATCCGAAAGTGACGATGAAAACAGAGGATATTGGAGGACCTTCTGCTGGTCTGATGTTTACACTTGAGATATTAGACCAACTTCTTGATGAAGATTTAACAAAAGGCTATGCAATTGCTGGTACAGGTGAAATGCTAATAGATGGATCAGTTGGCAGAATTGGTGGGATAGATTATAAGGTTATAGCCGCCGATCGTGACGGTATGGAGATCTTTTTTGCACCAGACGATGAAATCTCTCAAGAAATGAAAGCGAAGTATCCAGAGCTAGAATCGAATTATGCGACGGCTGTTAAAACGGCAAAAGAGATTAAAACAAAAATGAAAATCGTTCCAGTAAAAACGGTTGACGACGCTATCAATTATTTAGAGCGACTACAACCAAAATAA
- a CDS encoding nucleotidyltransferase: MQAVGIVVEYNPFHNGHAYHLEQAKKVAQADLVIAVMSGTFLQRGEPAMVDKWTRTKMALAGGVDIVIELPYVYSTAPATDFAKGAISLLSAVGCDAFAFGSEDGSIQPFLNTFELIDSHRAEYDLFIKDSLKTGASYPKSLHYAYEQLSQKFPAPYIDLAQPNNILGFHYLEAARALNSSIKPLTIPRVAAGYHDALKEDASIASATGIRKALASTSSLQSIENVVPKATFDFLTDWHTKYNQFANWETFWPLLQFTIIRHTPSELTRYAEVTEGIENAIVKAAKTSSTFNSFMEKIKSKRYTWTRLQRMVTHIYTGFTKEQLQSFKAPSFIRLLGMSSTGQAYLGQQKKNIELPLISRVASTSDAMLAIDIHAAELYNLSIEQGTKNLTLPKDYQTPPIRC, translated from the coding sequence ATGCAAGCAGTTGGAATTGTTGTTGAATATAATCCTTTTCACAACGGACATGCTTATCATTTAGAGCAGGCTAAAAAAGTAGCGCAGGCAGATCTTGTTATCGCTGTTATGAGCGGCACATTTTTACAACGTGGAGAACCTGCCATGGTAGATAAATGGACACGCACTAAAATGGCGCTTGCTGGTGGTGTAGATATTGTTATTGAGCTACCTTATGTCTATAGTACAGCACCTGCCACAGATTTCGCAAAAGGAGCCATTTCTTTATTAAGTGCAGTAGGCTGTGACGCTTTTGCCTTTGGAAGTGAAGACGGCTCTATTCAGCCCTTTCTGAACACGTTTGAGCTGATTGACAGCCACCGTGCAGAATATGACTTGTTCATTAAAGACAGTCTTAAAACAGGTGCAAGCTATCCAAAAAGCCTACATTATGCCTATGAACAGCTTTCTCAGAAGTTCCCTGCTCCATACATCGATCTTGCACAACCAAATAATATATTGGGCTTTCATTATCTTGAAGCTGCGAGGGCCCTTAACAGTAGCATCAAACCGCTAACAATTCCTCGCGTTGCAGCAGGATACCATGATGCATTAAAGGAAGATGCATCGATTGCAAGTGCCACTGGCATACGTAAAGCCCTTGCTTCTACAAGTTCTTTACAAAGTATAGAAAATGTTGTTCCTAAAGCTACTTTTGATTTTTTAACAGACTGGCATACAAAGTATAACCAATTTGCTAACTGGGAAACTTTTTGGCCTTTATTACAGTTCACTATTATAAGACACACCCCCTCAGAACTTACTCGTTATGCAGAAGTAACAGAGGGGATCGAAAATGCAATTGTGAAAGCAGCAAAAACAAGCTCAACCTTTAATAGCTTTATGGAAAAAATAAAATCTAAACGTTATACATGGACCCGCCTTCAGCGTATGGTAACACATATCTATACTGGGTTTACAAAAGAGCAGCTTCAAAGTTTTAAAGCGCCCTCCTTTATTCGATTGTTGGGTATGAGCTCGACGGGACAAGCTTACTTAGGTCAGCAAAAAAAGAATATAGAATTACCCTTAATCAGTCGAGTTGCGTCTACTAGTGATGCGATGTTAGCCATCGATATCCATGCAGCAGAGCTTTATAATTTAAGTATCGAGCAAGGAACAAAGAATCTGACGCTGCCGAAGGATTATCAAACACCACCTATTCGTTGCTAA
- a CDS encoding YceD family protein: MKWSIHQLSKYRQNGMPIDAFVQLDEVMERNQDIRAISPVHVKGLCTFGASQMTCQLTVTATLTLPCARTWEDVEFPIEVETVEIFSWIDEDKRGDDDGDIHYIDGEVIDMKPVLEELVLLEVPMQVFKEDSEGQVHGGKNWSYATDEDVELHKKADEQKVDPRLASLAKYFDQTDE, encoded by the coding sequence ATGAAATGGTCAATTCATCAATTATCTAAATACCGCCAAAACGGGATGCCAATCGATGCCTTTGTCCAGCTGGACGAAGTGATGGAGCGAAACCAGGATATTCGAGCAATTTCGCCCGTTCATGTAAAAGGGCTATGTACTTTTGGTGCATCGCAAATGACATGTCAGTTAACTGTGACAGCAACGTTAACACTACCATGTGCACGCACATGGGAGGATGTTGAGTTTCCAATTGAAGTTGAGACAGTTGAAATTTTTAGCTGGATTGACGAAGATAAAAGAGGAGACGATGACGGAGACATTCACTATATTGACGGTGAAGTCATCGACATGAAACCAGTTCTTGAGGAATTAGTTTTACTTGAGGTACCAATGCAAGTGTTCAAAGAGGATTCTGAAGGACAAGTGCATGGTGGTAAAAACTGGTCTTATGCAACAGATGAAGACGTAGAGCTACACAAAAAAGCTGACGAACAAAAAGTGGATCCAAGACTAGCTTCTTTAGCTAAGTATTTTGATCAAACAGACGAATAG
- the rpmF gene encoding 50S ribosomal protein L32 produces MAVPFRRTSKTAKRKRRTHFKLSVPGMVTCPNCGEAKLSHRVCKACGQYKGKEVVSK; encoded by the coding sequence ATGGCTGTACCATTTAGAAGAACTTCTAAAACTGCAAAAAGAAAGCGTCGTACGCATTTCAAATTATCTGTACCTGGTATGGTAACTTGCCCTAACTGTGGTGAGGCTAAACTATCACACCGTGTTTGCAAAGCTTGCGGACAATACAAAGGTAAAGAAGTAGTAAGCAAATAA
- a CDS encoding enoyl-CoA hydratase/isomerase family protein, translating into MSYTIDNHDGIMTFTINREEKRNAVNDEVMNGLQEVITYIREHEDVRFLVVTGAGDKSFCSGGDLSEFHSLETEDEAFGMLSKMGKILYDLATLPVPTIALINGTAVGGGCEIATACDFRLVASHAKCGFIQGTLAITSGWGGGTYLFERGLRHDRAMKMLVDAKPYPAHLLYEIGWAMRVFEGSKEEALNDFIEHMREIHPSVHKAYKDIELRKWRERNMYGRVMEEVRTCAKLWESEAHHQAVNNFLTKKNNK; encoded by the coding sequence ATGTCTTATACGATTGATAATCATGATGGCATTATGACATTTACCATTAACCGTGAAGAGAAGCGGAATGCTGTCAATGACGAAGTGATGAATGGTCTTCAAGAAGTCATTACATATATTCGTGAGCATGAAGATGTGCGTTTTTTAGTAGTGACAGGTGCTGGCGATAAATCGTTTTGCTCGGGAGGGGATTTATCTGAGTTTCATTCATTGGAAACAGAGGATGAGGCATTTGGTATGTTAAGTAAGATGGGGAAAATATTATATGATCTTGCCACGCTTCCTGTACCAACTATAGCACTTATAAATGGTACTGCTGTTGGAGGAGGTTGTGAGATTGCAACGGCTTGTGATTTTCGTTTAGTCGCTAGCCATGCAAAATGTGGTTTTATTCAAGGAACACTAGCCATTACAAGTGGTTGGGGTGGCGGTACATACTTATTTGAACGAGGTTTACGTCATGATCGTGCAATGAAGATGCTAGTGGATGCAAAGCCGTACCCTGCACACTTATTATACGAGATAGGATGGGCTATGCGTGTTTTTGAAGGCTCAAAAGAAGAAGCCTTGAATGATTTTATTGAACATATGCGAGAAATCCATCCTTCTGTTCATAAAGCATATAAGGATATTGAGCTTCGAAAGTGGCGTGAGCGCAATATGTATGGGCGTGTGATGGAGGAAGTTCGTACCTGTGCAAAGTTGTGGGAAAGTGAAGCACACCATCAAGCGGTTAATAATTTCTTGACAAAGAAGAACAATAAGTAA
- a CDS encoding transcriptional regulator yields MELKKRKDQWTKEDDERLAEIVLHNVQNGKTQLEAFEMAAIELGRTKQACGFRWNKTLRGQYSQSLLAVRNQPQQSMRSHLKLALTSFDELTEAYQTLEMKHRELQNEHDKLVKWLQQGYSLMKD; encoded by the coding sequence ATGGAATTGAAAAAAAGAAAAGATCAATGGACGAAGGAAGATGATGAAAGACTAGCAGAAATCGTATTGCATAATGTGCAGAATGGCAAAACACAGCTAGAGGCATTTGAAATGGCGGCCATAGAACTAGGTCGTACAAAACAAGCTTGTGGTTTCCGCTGGAATAAAACTTTGCGTGGGCAATATAGTCAGTCACTATTAGCTGTGCGAAATCAGCCTCAACAATCTATGCGAAGTCACTTGAAATTAGCGTTGACAAGTTTTGACGAATTAACCGAGGCTTATCAAACACTTGAAATGAAGCACCGTGAATTGCAAAATGAACATGATAAGTTAGTGAAATGGCTTCAACAAGGTTATTCATTAATGAAAGATTAA
- a CDS encoding ketopantoate reductase family protein, whose product MKVAIIGAGAVGQLTASFLAEFGVSVTLVARRQEQVNELNAKKLTRINVDGTKTVQRVIATTDLANLPTHDLLVIAVKYGHLQKLYKPLASFPNDTPLLFMQNGLAHFEEALTLPQKNIAFGSVTFGAQLLDQLTVQHRGIGQCKIAIERGEQQVFQKLLQLQNSLFPIELASNAEQMLFEKAVLNSLINPLTAVLQVKNGELVTNQQAFLLMENIYRELTEAFGDIEHTISFSDVIDLCRKTANNTSSMLADRLQGRKSEIETIVGVILNKALANGHNLPTLRTLYHQVLAIEESGE is encoded by the coding sequence ATGAAAGTAGCGATAATTGGTGCAGGAGCAGTTGGTCAATTAACAGCAAGTTTTTTAGCAGAGTTTGGTGTGTCGGTGACGTTGGTTGCGAGAAGGCAGGAACAAGTAAATGAACTAAATGCCAAGAAGTTAACACGTATCAACGTTGATGGAACTAAAACTGTGCAAAGGGTTATTGCTACTACAGATTTGGCTAATTTACCAACGCACGATTTACTAGTGATTGCTGTTAAATACGGACATTTGCAAAAACTATACAAACCATTAGCTTCATTTCCAAATGATACGCCATTACTTTTTATGCAAAATGGCTTAGCGCATTTTGAGGAGGCACTAACCTTACCGCAAAAAAATATTGCCTTTGGTTCGGTGACCTTTGGTGCTCAATTGTTGGACCAATTAACGGTTCAGCATAGAGGAATAGGTCAATGTAAAATAGCGATAGAACGAGGAGAGCAGCAGGTCTTTCAAAAGCTACTACAATTACAGAATTCCCTATTTCCTATTGAATTGGCTAGTAATGCAGAGCAGATGCTTTTTGAAAAAGCGGTGCTTAATAGCTTAATAAATCCATTAACGGCTGTATTGCAAGTGAAGAACGGGGAGTTAGTGACTAATCAACAAGCGTTTTTACTTATGGAAAATATTTATCGAGAGCTTACAGAAGCTTTTGGAGATATTGAACACACCATATCTTTTAGTGATGTGATAGACTTATGTAGGAAAACGGCCAACAACACTTCATCTATGCTAGCGGATCGTCTACAGGGTCGAAAAAGTGAAATCGAAACAATTGTTGGTGTCATTCTGAATAAAGCTTTAGCAAACGGTCATAATTTACCTACTTTGCGTACTTTATATCACCAAGTACTTGCAATAGAGGAGAGCGGTGAATAA
- a CDS encoding DUF3397 domain-containing protein codes for MKDLLHIVISIIIFCPIVLFVIVYLVSRKVKIRGTHAFGAASDVTTLCLFFSVPLAIGVLWRVNVGALLVILAIMMAMIFTYIDWRTKKELEVKPLLKKIWRFLFLILSTAYLVICIVGVIQSIVEYLQVV; via the coding sequence TTGAAAGACCTTTTACATATAGTTATTAGTATCATTATTTTTTGTCCAATTGTTCTTTTTGTCATTGTTTATCTGGTTAGCAGAAAAGTTAAAATTCGTGGCACACATGCTTTTGGAGCAGCTTCTGATGTCACGACATTGTGCTTGTTTTTTTCTGTTCCGTTAGCTATTGGTGTGCTTTGGCGTGTAAATGTAGGGGCGCTTTTGGTGATACTTGCAATAATGATGGCCATGATTTTTACATATATTGATTGGCGGACTAAAAAGGAATTAGAAGTGAAGCCATTATTAAAGAAAATTTGGCGCTTTTTATTTTTAATACTTAGTACAGCGTATCTAGTAATTTGTATTGTGGGTGTCATTCAATCCATTGTGGAATATTTACAGGTTGTCTAA
- the bshC gene encoding bacillithiol biosynthesis cysteine-adding enzyme BshC yields the protein MKLESIQVPIKNHVLADYWSPNTAIHQFFEYDYNDQAFEKRAEHLARYTRDQKELTAIIRQFMEPLGLSQKTNEHLEQLEQGAMVIVGGQQAGILTGPLYSVHKAISVIALAKEQSAKLQQPVIPVFWIAGEDHDLEEINHTYTVHGELLKKRTYGERSRRKTMASATALNKESMTQLINTIIRDIGETEYTEALIKQLVDALNGSETFTDFFACLMHQLFKEEGLLLIDAANFQFRQFESKYFAQIIQSNEEIARVVTEKEEELERAGYGKPILATYEAANLFYVEDGERHLLERKNDLFVNLAANLKFTQEELLEIALNHPERLSNNVVTRPLMQEMTLPVLAFVGGPGELAYWATLKNAFSALDLQMPIFAPRLHITIVTRHVEQLLREHQLTVTDVWEGKALQMKERFIADVQDIEAKRQIQAMQQLLTEKYEELASYLEKQHLHLDKILEKNQENHAKQFDYLQQKIEQTVLSKHETTIRKFMTLQNELYPNDGFQERTFNPYQYFNEFGPMLIAEMLKQNYSIGKHHYLLYL from the coding sequence ATGAAACTGGAGTCAATCCAAGTACCTATAAAAAATCATGTGCTAGCAGATTACTGGTCGCCAAATACTGCCATTCATCAATTTTTTGAGTATGATTACAATGATCAAGCTTTTGAGAAAAGAGCGGAGCATTTAGCGCGATATACCCGTGACCAAAAAGAGTTAACAGCAATCATCCGTCAATTTATGGAGCCACTCGGGTTATCCCAAAAAACGAATGAGCATTTAGAACAATTAGAGCAAGGAGCTATGGTAATAGTCGGTGGACAACAAGCAGGTATCTTAACTGGCCCTCTTTACTCCGTTCATAAAGCTATTTCAGTTATTGCATTAGCGAAAGAGCAAAGCGCAAAGCTTCAACAGCCTGTTATCCCTGTTTTTTGGATAGCTGGAGAAGACCATGACTTAGAAGAAATTAATCATACCTATACAGTGCATGGGGAATTGCTAAAAAAGCGAACTTATGGTGAACGCTCTAGACGTAAAACGATGGCTTCTGCAACAGCCTTAAACAAAGAGTCAATGACGCAATTAATTAATACGATTATTCGAGATATTGGGGAAACAGAGTATACAGAAGCGCTGATTAAGCAATTAGTTGACGCGTTGAACGGTAGTGAAACATTTACGGATTTCTTTGCCTGTCTAATGCATCAATTATTCAAAGAGGAAGGCTTATTATTGATCGATGCCGCCAACTTTCAATTCCGTCAATTTGAAAGCAAATATTTTGCACAAATCATTCAATCCAATGAAGAAATTGCTAGAGTCGTAACGGAAAAGGAAGAGGAGCTTGAGCGTGCTGGCTATGGTAAGCCTATTTTGGCAACATATGAAGCCGCTAATTTATTTTATGTAGAGGATGGGGAGAGACATCTTTTAGAAAGAAAAAATGATCTGTTTGTTAATTTAGCGGCTAACCTCAAATTTACACAAGAAGAGCTGTTAGAAATAGCGCTTAATCATCCTGAACGTTTAAGTAATAATGTAGTAACTCGTCCATTGATGCAGGAGATGACATTGCCAGTATTAGCGTTTGTTGGCGGACCAGGAGAGTTAGCTTATTGGGCAACACTGAAAAATGCATTTTCAGCTTTAGACTTACAAATGCCCATTTTTGCTCCACGCCTTCATATCACCATTGTCACTCGTCATGTAGAGCAATTATTACGTGAGCATCAACTAACTGTTACTGACGTATGGGAAGGAAAAGCGTTGCAAATGAAAGAACGCTTTATTGCAGATGTACAGGACATTGAAGCCAAACGTCAAATTCAAGCTATGCAGCAGTTGTTAACAGAAAAATATGAGGAGTTAGCCTCCTATTTAGAGAAACAGCATTTGCATTTAGATAAAATTCTTGAGAAAAATCAAGAAAATCATGCAAAGCAATTTGATTACCTGCAGCAAAAAATTGAACAAACTGTATTGAGTAAGCATGAAACGACTATTCGTAAATTTATGACACTGCAAAATGAATTGTATCCGAATGATGGTTTCCAAGAGAGAACCTTTAATCCATACCAATATTTCAATGAGTTTGGACCTATGTTAATTGCTGAAATGCTGAAGCAAAATTATAGCATCGGTAAACACCACTATTTACTTTATTTATAA
- the mraZ gene encoding division/cell wall cluster transcriptional repressor MraZ yields MFMGEYQHSVDAKGRLIVPAKFREALGETFVVTRGLDNCLFGYPMNEWRKLEEKLKGLPMTKKDTRAFARFFFSGATEVEIDKQGRINIPATLMQHAHLVKECVVLGVSNRIEIWAKDAWEAYFSESEQSFNEIAENMIGFDF; encoded by the coding sequence ATGTTCATGGGAGAATATCAACACTCCGTTGATGCGAAAGGGCGATTAATCGTACCGGCAAAATTTCGTGAAGCTTTAGGCGAAACGTTTGTTGTCACAAGAGGTCTCGATAACTGTCTATTTGGCTATCCTATGAATGAATGGCGAAAACTCGAAGAGAAATTAAAAGGTTTACCGATGACCAAAAAGGATACACGAGCATTTGCAAGGTTTTTCTTTTCTGGAGCAACAGAGGTAGAAATAGACAAGCAGGGGCGTATCAATATCCCAGCTACTCTTATGCAACATGCACATCTAGTGAAAGAATGTGTGGTGTTAGGAGTTTCAAATCGAATTGAGATTTGGGCTAAGGATGCTTGGGAAGCTTACTTTAGTGAGTCTGAACAATCTTTTAATGAAATTGCAGAAAATATGATTGGCTTTGATTTTTAA